Proteins from one Heterodontus francisci isolate sHetFra1 chromosome 42, sHetFra1.hap1, whole genome shotgun sequence genomic window:
- the tbata gene encoding protein TBATA, whose translation MTAAMSAVSAFKWKQDTEKTSVKETMANLGQPVLDPFKNKQELKSMDNSGTLALNSLLRFSVDAERPQSKPKSSSRFGRLSYHSFFSRHNPHPHRVRHINGLNGIPVCAVNDDWYINTPLSPHPLIKSQLPTTVLGRLGLPISIFQCNAFDDRSISKFAIEPLSEAWREELRDFTSKACFLAPEQPEEKKETEVRRMTQYSAQTGRIIPSCTPAVNRQASHRSSRSDARERGKHNGLFQDQELLVLELLCQLLQTDSFSAIQQWLLCAGQREKDLVLQMVQSALTSSYPDYQQNAECREQQLKQEIDYSPSASNSRTSISNGKKRNRYYLKKKPEVIEEEQPDHIGNAEVLQIHRSKSPEPQIHGKQEVAEPYSDTECK comes from the exons cactgAGAAGACATCAGTCAAGGAAACGATGGCGAACTTAGGGCAACCAGTGCTTGATCCATTCAAGAACAAGCAAGAGCTGAAGTCGATGGACAACTCTGGCACATTAGCTCTTAATTCCCTACTCCGCTTCAGTGTTGATGCCGAAAGGCCACAGTCCAAACCGAAGAGCAGTTCACGTTTTGGAAGGCTGAGTTACCACTCCTTTTTCTCAAGGCACAACCCTCACCCTCATCGAGTAAGACATATCAATG GACTCAATGGGATACCTGTTTGCGCTGTAAATGATGACTGGTACATCAACACTCCACTTTCTCCTCATCCATTGATAAAGAGTCAGCTTCCAACTACTGTTCTAGGAAGGCTTGGATTGCCAATCAGTATTTTTCAGTGTAATGCCTTCGATGACAGAAGTATCTCAAAGTTTGCCATAG AACCATTGTCTGAAGCTTGGCGCGAAGAATTACGGGATTTCACCTCTAAGGCCTGTTTCCTTGCACCTGAACAGCCTGAAGAAAAGAAGGAG ACAGAAGTTAGGAGAATGACTCAATATTCTGCACAGACTGGTCGGATCATTCCAAGCTGTACTCCTGCTGTGAACCGTCAGGCTTCTCACCGATCCTCCAGGAGCGATGCCCGAGAGAGGGGTAAACACAATGGACTCTTCCAGGACCAGGAGTTACTG GTGCTGGAACTGCTCTGCCAACTTCTACAGACTGACTCATTCTCTGCCATTCAGCAGTGGCTGCTTTGTGCAGGGCAAAGGG AGAAAGACCTTGTACTGCAAATGGTTCAGTCGGCTCTGACAAGCAGTTACCCTGACTACCAGCAAAATGCTGAATGCAGAGAGCAGCAATTGAAACAAGAAATAGATTACAGTCCTTCAGCCTCAAACTCAAGGACGTCCATTTCTAATGGGAAAAAACGTAACAG ATATTATCTCAAAAAGAAGCCTGAAGTAATTGAAGAGGAGCAACCAG ATCACATAGGAAATGCAGAAGTTCTTCAGATACATAGAAGCAAGTCTCCTGAACCACAAATTCATGGAAAACAGGAAGTCGCAGAACCGTACAGTGACACAGAGTGTAAATAA